From a single Hymenobacter sp. YIM 151500-1 genomic region:
- a CDS encoding right-handed parallel beta-helix repeat-containing protein, translated as MKTILSLFCIFLLHLPVQAQTTRVVSNANDAGAGSLREALTSAANGDLITFAPGLAGQTIRLSSQLTLSKSVTIDGQAAPGLTLSGESRTRILRIDYSFVTVTIKHLTFADGRAVDADPNTAQRGGALELLDPNTLRLENCRFLRNVGERSGAVFVGYGARATVLNCVFDGNDGSVARDGFSAGAISTYGGGPAATVLENGVGGRAHLEVRGCTFVGNKGIVGGAIYVLLGGLTVEDCVFRQNDADQGGGAIFQDGADGTERENTVGGTTTIRGCQMEGNTARGVGGGLFLWGYSLDRFIIENTVLLNNSVARGGRDNESKGGALQVRDRGSLLLRNCTLAGNTVTQQGGGMWLDCRGPEGITIENCTFSGNRASTGPGGTGDIGGAAVFNTPASVRIGITNSTFVGNAADRADGNIWIAGSANAQNLTFTNCVFAGNRAGATSQREQTVNFPALSGGGNFVQSPSAGGAQSGIAGATYLADLRLNPALQTVPVAGRLVPVHPLLPTSPLVDAGVAVAGLSTDQLGTTRPQDGNQDGTARFDPGAVELAAQVPLPVVLTRFGAQAVAAGVQVSWETAQETNSATFVVERSADGTTFQTVGERPAAGTSTQPRSYSLLDTAPLPGQSYYRLRLVNTDGSQQFSAVVGVRRDITTAAATSSSAALSVFPNPVARQATVTYTLSRPGPVRLELYTPGGRRAAVLLLDKIQAAGSHTYVLTPATHRLLAGGVYYCTLHTPDGRYTQRLVLGR; from the coding sequence ATGAAAACGATTCTTTCTCTTTTTTGCATTTTCCTGCTCCACCTGCCCGTGCAGGCCCAAACCACACGGGTGGTGAGCAACGCCAACGACGCCGGTGCCGGCTCCCTGCGCGAGGCGCTGACCTCGGCGGCCAACGGCGACCTTATCACCTTTGCGCCCGGCCTGGCGGGCCAGACCATTCGCCTCAGCTCCCAGCTGACGCTCAGCAAAAGCGTGACCATCGACGGGCAGGCGGCGCCGGGCCTCACGCTGAGCGGCGAAAGCCGCACCCGCATCCTGCGCATCGACTACAGCTTCGTGACGGTGACCATCAAGCATCTCACCTTTGCCGACGGCCGGGCCGTGGACGCGGACCCGAACACCGCGCAGCGGGGCGGGGCCCTGGAGCTGCTCGACCCCAACACGCTACGGCTGGAAAATTGCCGCTTTCTACGCAACGTGGGCGAGCGAAGCGGAGCGGTATTTGTGGGCTATGGGGCCCGCGCCACGGTGCTGAACTGCGTGTTTGACGGCAACGACGGCTCGGTGGCCCGCGACGGATTCAGCGCCGGCGCCATTTCCACCTACGGCGGCGGGCCGGCAGCTACGGTGCTGGAAAACGGCGTGGGCGGCCGGGCCCACCTCGAGGTGCGGGGCTGCACGTTCGTGGGCAACAAGGGCATCGTGGGCGGGGCCATCTACGTGCTGCTGGGCGGGCTCACGGTGGAAGACTGCGTGTTTCGGCAGAACGACGCCGACCAGGGCGGGGGCGCCATCTTTCAGGACGGAGCCGATGGCACGGAGCGGGAGAATACGGTGGGCGGCACCACCACCATTCGGGGCTGCCAGATGGAAGGCAACACGGCGCGCGGCGTTGGGGGCGGGCTGTTCCTGTGGGGCTATTCGCTCGACCGGTTCATCATCGAAAACACCGTGCTGCTGAACAACTCCGTGGCCCGCGGCGGCCGGGATAATGAGTCGAAAGGCGGCGCCCTGCAAGTGCGCGACCGGGGCTCCCTGCTCTTGCGCAACTGCACCCTGGCCGGCAACACCGTCACTCAGCAGGGCGGCGGCATGTGGCTCGACTGCCGGGGACCCGAGGGCATTACCATCGAAAACTGCACCTTCAGCGGCAACCGCGCCAGTACGGGCCCCGGCGGCACCGGCGACATTGGCGGGGCGGCCGTGTTCAACACCCCGGCCAGTGTACGCATCGGTATTACCAACTCCACGTTCGTGGGCAACGCCGCCGACCGCGCCGACGGCAACATCTGGATAGCCGGCAGCGCCAATGCCCAGAACCTGACGTTTACCAACTGCGTGTTTGCCGGCAACCGGGCCGGTGCCACCAGCCAGCGGGAGCAGACCGTCAACTTTCCGGCCCTGAGCGGGGGCGGCAATTTTGTGCAAAGCCCCAGTGCGGGCGGGGCGCAAAGCGGCATAGCCGGCGCCACCTACCTGGCCGATTTGCGGCTGAACCCCGCGCTGCAAACCGTACCGGTAGCGGGCCGCCTGGTGCCGGTGCACCCGCTGCTGCCCACCAGCCCGCTGGTAGATGCCGGCGTGGCCGTAGCCGGCCTCAGCACCGACCAGCTGGGCACCACTCGCCCCCAGGATGGCAACCAGGACGGCACGGCCCGCTTCGACCCCGGTGCGGTGGAACTGGCGGCTCAGGTGCCGCTGCCGGTGGTGCTGACGCGCTTCGGGGCTCAGGCGGTGGCGGCGGGTGTGCAGGTGAGCTGGGAAACGGCCCAGGAAACCAACAGCGCCACCTTTGTAGTGGAGCGCTCCGCCGACGGCACCACCTTTCAGACCGTGGGGGAGCGGCCAGCGGCCGGCACCAGCACCCAGCCTCGCTCCTACTCCTTGCTCGACACGGCCCCGCTGCCGGGCCAAAGCTACTACCGCCTGCGCCTGGTGAATACCGATGGCAGCCAGCAGTTCTCGGCCGTAGTGGGCGTGCGGCGCGACATTACCACCGCTGCTGCCACCTCTTCTTCGGCGGCATTATCCGTTTTCCCGAACCCGGTTGCCCGGCAGGCCACCGTGACGTACACGCTGAGCCGGCCGGGCCCGGTGCGGCTGGAGCTGTATACTCCCGGCGGCCGCCGCGCCGCCGTGCTGCTCCTCGACAAGATACAGGCTGCCGGCTCGCACACCTATGTCCTCACGCCCGCCACGCACCGGCTGCTGGCTGGGGGCGTGTACTACTGCACCCTGCACACCCCGGACGGCCGCTACACCCAGCGCCTGGTGCTGG